Proteins from one Escherichia coli genomic window:
- a CDS encoding TraR/DksA family transcriptional regulator, producing the protein MPDEIDRDQAFNERCLEALIEQSRLRPTPTPSLQHCRLCGKAIPEKRRQTLPGVTTCTDCQSILEKRRR; encoded by the coding sequence GTGCCAGATGAAATCGATCGCGATCAGGCGTTTAATGAACGGTGCCTAGAAGCACTGATTGAACAAAGCCGGTTAAGACCCACACCGACACCTTCCCTGCAGCACTGTCGATTATGCGGCAAGGCTATTCCGGAAAAACGCCGTCAGACGCTGCCGGGTGTAACAACCTGTACTGACTGTCAGTCGATACTGGAGAAACGCAGACGTTAA
- a CDS encoding Hha/YmoA family nucleoid-associated regulatory protein, whose product MEEKLTGNELEMLYAAADYRRAEIVMNQYFDKVPGNAWKYVR is encoded by the coding sequence ATGGAAGAAAAGCTCACAGGGAATGAGCTTGAAATGCTTTATGCCGCAGCAGATTATCGCCGCGCAGAGATTGTAATGAACCAGTACTTTGATAAGGTTCCCGGTAATGCCTGGAAATATGTCAGATAA
- a CDS encoding type IV secretion system protein produces the protein MSGGLFVGVEKYLIGGITDATKRLMMSYSSMMMGLAAASATIYIMWRGYQTLAGKLSTPMEDTMWDIMRMAIILSFVANLGGYLDGVIDAINGIKEGFSGSDNIWQLLDTLWNKAKVLGKTLHDMDNSTYVKDEGMTAQFCVWLGIFALMILAGFVSMVAEVMILLLGITAPIFIFCLMYGFLRPMFNNWLQNIFAGILTILFTALSLRIVVNYLNLVLNKATKVADSSTIVELGAQVCLAGIFAAILVYISAKVAAALAGASATVSMQGLAAVGIGAAAFGAGKLAGGAVKETKRSAQDNIQGWKDANAGKPGKPGGELGYNASKARKYAIEQMIARNEARRLAQSRESAVKKFNS, from the coding sequence ATGAGTGGCGGTCTTTTTGTTGGGGTTGAGAAATACCTGATAGGAGGAATTACAGACGCCACAAAGAGATTGATGATGTCGTACTCTTCTATGATGATGGGGTTGGCAGCAGCGTCAGCTACCATCTACATCATGTGGCGTGGATACCAGACTTTGGCTGGTAAGCTATCTACGCCTATGGAAGACACGATGTGGGACATCATGAGGATGGCGATCATCCTGTCCTTCGTGGCTAATTTAGGCGGCTACCTCGATGGCGTTATTGATGCCATAAACGGAATAAAGGAGGGTTTTTCTGGTAGTGATAATATATGGCAGTTATTAGACACCCTATGGAATAAGGCTAAAGTGTTAGGGAAAACGCTACATGACATGGATAATTCTACATATGTAAAAGATGAGGGAATGACTGCTCAATTTTGTGTATGGCTTGGAATATTCGCACTTATGATTCTAGCGGGATTTGTTTCAATGGTTGCCGAAGTAATGATTCTACTATTAGGAATAACTGCACCTATTTTCATATTCTGCCTTATGTATGGTTTCCTCCGCCCCATGTTCAATAACTGGTTGCAAAATATATTTGCAGGAATATTAACAATTCTATTTACCGCTCTCTCATTGAGAATTGTAGTGAATTACTTGAATCTCGTTCTTAATAAGGCGACGAAGGTAGCAGACAGTTCAACAATTGTTGAACTTGGTGCTCAAGTCTGCCTTGCAGGTATTTTCGCTGCAATACTGGTGTATATTTCCGCTAAGGTAGCCGCAGCTCTGGCCGGGGCAAGCGCTACCGTATCCATGCAGGGGCTGGCCGCTGTAGGTATCGGTGCGGCTGCTTTTGGTGCCGGGAAGCTAGCCGGGGGTGCAGTTAAAGAAACCAAACGTTCCGCCCAGGACAACATTCAGGGCTGGAAGGATGCGAATGCAGGTAAGCCCGGCAAGCCCGGAGGTGAGTTAGGCTATAACGCATCTAAAGCGCGGAAGTACGCGATTGAGCAGATGATAGCCCGGAACGAAGCGCGGAGGCTGGCACAGTCGAGAGAATCCGCGGTTAAGAAGTTCAACAGCTAG
- a CDS encoding TrbC/VirB2 family protein has protein sequence MILFRKLKAVVPPVSACTLTTFSATPALADGFQRANTVMQKVSTGLHGLAAITITVAVIWIGYKTLWKGESLSQCGYIIIGGILIGGGSEIGALLMS, from the coding sequence ATGATACTTTTCCGCAAGCTAAAAGCTGTGGTCCCCCCCGTTTCGGCCTGTACGCTGACGACTTTTTCTGCAACCCCGGCACTGGCCGACGGATTTCAGCGGGCAAATACTGTCATGCAAAAAGTGTCAACCGGGCTGCATGGTCTGGCGGCAATCACGATCACCGTGGCCGTGATCTGGATTGGCTATAAGACCCTGTGGAAAGGCGAGAGCCTGTCGCAGTGCGGCTACATCATCATTGGCGGCATTTTAATTGGCGGAGGCAGTGAAATCGGCGCTCTGCTGATGAGCTAA
- a CDS encoding lytic transglycosylase domain-containing protein translates to MLSTTAFLAIAMQCAASIHPSTAFDVARVESGFNPYAIAEIVPKAGPSFGDQHIISHLPASRGDAEHILRRLSAQDRRYSVGLMQITSTNFRHYGVSATELLDPCTNLSVFEHILRDCYRRGGTLKRALSCYYSGNFSTGQQPETAFSGTSYIQRIGYPPGSSRYAVPGTREDKSSVAVPLKTAPASDSSRHHVFWPGVVVRGVPAKLRQEKIFIAPFSAPSVRRSFSLSPREEEE, encoded by the coding sequence ATGCTTTCCACCACAGCCTTTCTGGCGATAGCCATGCAGTGCGCCGCCAGCATTCATCCGTCCACGGCATTCGACGTGGCACGGGTGGAATCCGGTTTTAACCCTTATGCCATCGCTGAGATTGTCCCGAAGGCCGGCCCCTCTTTCGGCGATCAACACATTATTTCTCACCTGCCAGCCAGCCGGGGAGATGCAGAGCATATTCTCCGTCGCCTGTCAGCACAGGATCGCCGTTACTCTGTCGGGCTGATGCAAATCACCAGCACCAATTTCCGCCATTATGGTGTGTCCGCCACAGAGCTACTTGATCCCTGTACCAATCTGTCCGTCTTCGAACACATTCTCAGAGACTGCTACCGGCGCGGCGGCACGCTGAAAAGGGCGCTGAGTTGTTATTATTCCGGCAATTTCAGTACCGGGCAACAACCTGAAACGGCGTTTTCCGGAACGAGCTATATCCAGCGAATCGGTTATCCGCCGGGATCATCCCGCTATGCGGTCCCCGGAACCCGTGAGGACAAATCATCAGTTGCCGTTCCCCTGAAAACCGCCCCTGCCAGTGACTCATCCCGTCACCACGTGTTCTGGCCCGGAGTCGTCGTCCGTGGCGTCCCTGCGAAACTCCGCCAAGAAAAAATCTTCATCGCACCTTTCTCCGCGCCGTCAGTGCGCCGGAGTTTCTCCCTGTCACCCCGTGAGGAGGAGGAATAA
- a CDS encoding type IV secretion system protein, whose translation MKTRFRTLILACVIASPLAHAGIPVAVDADPMRDVQWAQELKRWMETARHYQSQIQAYKDQLATATGVRDIADFVDQAKGLKADLEKLRKPGQALNDLLLSGGSSGQFDALYEKYKIFDTCNTAQSGSYANVCKQQVINKAIQLEQTDEVQNQVSQTLGEINSLSNRVALAKDSKESQDLANSIQLKSVMLNTLTTQWEMSVKAAEKRENALEAERVKQWNQQQLNAPTADLNNL comes from the coding sequence ATGAAAACTCGCTTTCGTACTCTTATTCTGGCTTGCGTCATTGCAAGCCCACTGGCTCATGCTGGTATTCCCGTCGCTGTTGATGCTGACCCTATGCGGGACGTGCAGTGGGCGCAGGAGTTAAAACGCTGGATGGAAACGGCCAGACACTACCAGTCACAAATACAGGCATATAAAGACCAACTGGCGACGGCCACTGGCGTTCGTGATATTGCTGATTTTGTTGACCAGGCCAAAGGCCTGAAAGCTGACCTTGAAAAGCTGCGTAAGCCCGGACAGGCACTGAATGACCTGCTTCTCTCCGGCGGTTCCTCCGGGCAGTTCGATGCGTTGTACGAGAAGTATAAAATTTTCGACACCTGCAACACTGCGCAATCGGGGAGTTATGCCAACGTATGCAAGCAGCAGGTCATCAACAAGGCTATCCAGCTTGAGCAAACCGACGAGGTTCAGAACCAGGTAAGCCAGACCCTGGGGGAAATAAACAGTCTCTCCAACAGGGTAGCGTTAGCCAAAGATTCGAAAGAATCTCAAGACCTTGCAAACAGTATTCAGCTAAAATCTGTCATGCTGAACACGCTTACCACCCAATGGGAAATGAGCGTGAAAGCAGCAGAGAAGCGCGAAAATGCGCTAGAAGCGGAGCGTGTTAAGCAGTGGAATCAGCAGCAGTTAAACGCGCCAACTGCTGACCTTAATAATTTATGA
- a CDS encoding VirB3 family type IV secretion system protein, giving the protein MAKLLKAMKRPAALWGVPMVPLLAVTGVTIIVAIWTSVALLFLLPVQFLVMKSLTRNEPMRFNLIAVWLRAKGKPVANRLFGATTFMPVEHDDVDIKEFLDAMKLNQCATIKKYIPYSSHIHQHVVRSPKSDLYCTWELMGTPFDCESDESLQFGTNQLHGLIRSFEGMPVTFYIHNDRNTFTDNLHKDSGNPYADEVSRLYYASVGLFRRNRLFLTVCYRPFVSLEKAERKRMKDSQKLKELDGALLEMLEIKSTLDTALSRYGARPLGTFTEGNAVFSSQLAFYEYLLTHQWRKVRVTRTPAYDVMGAAALFFSAESGQINHANGTQYFRGLEVKEFAEETATGMMDSLLYAPCDYVITQSYTCMSREEAKKAIKRTRRLLMSADDDAVSQRLDLDVALDLLTSGKIAYGKHHFSIMVYSPSLESLVADTNEISNALNNIGITPVPAEISLSAAYMAQLPGNYNLRPRKGELSSQNFVELAALHNFYPGKRDKAPWGDAMALLRTPSGDGYYINLHNTLADKDEFNEKNPASTCILGTNGSGKTMLMTFFEIMQQKYGREDSFSPDAKTKRLTTVYLDKDRGAEMNIRALGGRYYRVISGESTGWNPFSLPATKRNINFIKQLMKILCTRNGSTISPRDERRLSDAVNAVMNDEPQYRVYGITRMLENLPEPATKEAQENGLSIRLSQWAQGGEFGWVFDNESDTFDISNCDNFGIDGTEFLDDASVCAPISFYLLYRITSLLDGRRLVIFMDEFWKWLRDPVFKDFAYNKLKTIRKLNGMLVVGTQSPAEIIKDDIAPAVIEQCGTQILAANPNADRAHYVDGMKFEPEVFDVVKGLDPQARQYVVVKNQFKRGDTKRFAARVTLDLSGIGRYTKVMSGDAPNLEIFESIYREGMQPHEWLDTYLAKAL; this is encoded by the coding sequence ATGGCAAAGCTGCTCAAGGCAATGAAACGCCCGGCGGCGCTGTGGGGGGTGCCAATGGTGCCCCTGCTGGCTGTCACGGGTGTAACCATCATCGTTGCTATCTGGACTTCCGTCGCTCTCCTGTTCTTACTTCCTGTGCAATTTCTGGTGATGAAGTCCCTTACCAGAAATGAACCGATGCGGTTCAATCTGATTGCCGTATGGCTGAGAGCGAAGGGAAAGCCGGTAGCAAACCGTTTATTTGGCGCAACAACATTTATGCCCGTTGAGCATGATGATGTTGATATCAAGGAGTTTCTCGACGCCATGAAACTAAATCAGTGTGCCACCATCAAGAAGTACATCCCGTACTCATCGCACATTCATCAGCATGTGGTTCGTTCCCCTAAGAGCGATCTGTACTGCACCTGGGAATTGATGGGAACGCCGTTCGACTGCGAGTCTGACGAGTCGCTCCAGTTCGGGACGAACCAGTTACACGGGCTAATCCGCTCATTCGAAGGTATGCCAGTTACTTTCTATATCCATAACGACCGCAATACGTTTACCGACAATCTTCATAAAGATTCCGGCAACCCGTATGCCGATGAAGTTAGCCGTCTTTACTACGCTTCTGTCGGTCTGTTCCGGCGCAACCGCCTGTTCCTGACGGTCTGCTATCGCCCGTTTGTCAGCCTTGAAAAAGCAGAACGCAAACGGATGAAAGACAGCCAGAAACTAAAGGAGCTGGACGGTGCTTTGCTGGAAATGCTGGAAATAAAAAGCACGCTCGATACCGCGCTGTCGCGCTATGGTGCGCGACCTCTCGGTACGTTTACCGAAGGAAACGCGGTGTTTTCGTCGCAACTGGCTTTCTATGAATATCTGCTAACGCACCAGTGGCGAAAAGTGCGCGTCACCCGTACCCCGGCCTATGACGTGATGGGGGCGGCGGCGTTGTTCTTTTCGGCTGAATCCGGGCAGATAAACCACGCCAACGGTACGCAATATTTCCGGGGGCTGGAGGTTAAAGAGTTCGCCGAAGAGACCGCCACGGGGATGATGGACTCCCTTCTTTACGCCCCCTGCGATTACGTGATCACGCAGTCCTATACATGCATGTCACGCGAGGAAGCGAAGAAAGCCATTAAGCGTACCCGCCGCCTTTTGATGAGTGCCGACGACGATGCTGTTTCCCAGCGGCTGGATCTGGATGTGGCGCTTGACCTGCTGACATCGGGGAAAATCGCTTACGGCAAGCACCATTTTTCCATCATGGTGTATTCCCCGTCGCTGGAAAGCCTGGTTGCTGATACGAATGAAATCAGTAACGCGCTGAACAACATAGGGATAACGCCTGTTCCGGCAGAAATATCGCTTTCAGCGGCGTATATGGCGCAACTGCCAGGCAACTACAACCTGAGGCCACGTAAAGGGGAGCTGAGTAGCCAGAACTTTGTGGAGCTGGCCGCGCTCCATAATTTCTATCCGGGCAAGCGCGATAAAGCCCCCTGGGGGGATGCGATGGCTTTACTGCGCACCCCGTCAGGCGATGGCTACTATATCAACCTGCATAACACACTGGCAGATAAGGACGAATTCAACGAGAAGAACCCGGCCAGTACCTGCATCCTCGGTACGAACGGTTCGGGTAAAACCATGTTGATGACGTTCTTTGAGATCATGCAGCAGAAATACGGGCGCGAGGATAGCTTCTCCCCGGATGCCAAAACCAAACGGCTGACAACCGTTTACCTCGATAAAGACCGGGGCGCAGAGATGAACATCCGGGCGCTGGGTGGCCGTTACTATCGGGTTATCAGTGGTGAGTCTACAGGGTGGAACCCGTTCTCGTTGCCAGCAACCAAACGCAATATCAATTTCATCAAGCAACTGATGAAAATCCTTTGTACCCGTAACGGCTCGACGATCTCCCCACGCGATGAACGCCGTCTGAGTGATGCGGTCAATGCTGTGATGAATGACGAGCCGCAATATCGCGTCTACGGCATTACCCGAATGCTGGAAAATTTGCCTGAGCCGGCTACGAAAGAAGCCCAGGAAAACGGCCTTAGCATTCGGTTGTCACAGTGGGCGCAGGGCGGTGAGTTCGGCTGGGTGTTTGATAACGAGTCTGACACGTTCGATATCAGCAACTGCGATAACTTCGGCATCGACGGAACGGAGTTCCTGGACGATGCAAGCGTATGTGCGCCAATCTCGTTTTATCTGCTGTACCGCATTACCAGCCTGCTTGACGGGCGACGCCTGGTCATTTTCATGGATGAATTCTGGAAGTGGTTACGCGACCCGGTGTTTAAGGACTTTGCTTATAACAAGCTGAAAACCATCCGTAAGCTGAACGGGATGCTGGTCGTCGGTACTCAATCCCCGGCAGAGATCATCAAAGATGATATCGCCCCGGCAGTGATTGAGCAGTGCGGGACACAGATTCTGGCGGCGAACCCCAACGCCGACCGCGCACACTATGTTGACGGTATGAAGTTTGAACCGGAAGTGTTCGACGTGGTGAAAGGGCTTGACCCGCAAGCCCGCCAGTATGTTGTGGTGAAAAATCAGTTCAAGCGCGGCGATACCAAACGTTTTGCCGCTCGTGTCACGCTCGACCTGTCGGGTATCGGCAGATACACCAAAGTCATGAGCGGCGATGCCCCCAACCTCGAAATATTCGAATCGATTTACCGGGAAGGAATGCAGCCTCATGAATGGCTCGATACCTACCTGGCTAAAGCGCTCTGA
- a CDS encoding EexN family lipoprotein, producing the protein MLSKKIILISTITLCFSIVGCKEEAKTTKWYRDHPDELKLAYEKCQKSGDASDNCKNANEAHYQIKQLNAPTPDLNNLEE; encoded by the coding sequence ATGTTATCAAAAAAAATTATTTTAATTTCGACGATCACCCTGTGCTTTTCTATTGTTGGATGCAAAGAGGAAGCTAAAACAACAAAATGGTATAGGGATCACCCTGACGAATTAAAACTAGCTTATGAAAAGTGCCAAAAGAGTGGTGACGCTTCTGATAATTGCAAGAATGCAAATGAAGCCCACTATCAAATCAAGCAGCTAAACGCACCAACTCCAGACTTAAATAATTTAGAGGAGTAA